In a genomic window of Nocardiopsis mwathae:
- a CDS encoding class I SAM-dependent methyltransferase: MKRIDLDLLGELYRTYTEPLAKVRDQQRAFCRDMRGKMTPQLDDLEAEITYLLLREQRPATVMELGTFHGWSTTWILSALRDNGTGRLHSYDIVDNVVSNVPAELSADRWTFHQGDIRENVDAVPEGIGYLFVDAAHNGRFARWYIDNLFPRVAPGTPVSVHDVFHGKHALPFTEGRAVLRWLAEKDTPYFTPSKAKAPDAYRAIHAIKRDLGLDDPVRSGTDNPMIYFRLPR, from the coding sequence ATGAAGCGGATCGATCTCGACCTGCTCGGCGAGCTGTACCGCACGTACACCGAGCCGCTGGCCAAGGTGCGGGACCAGCAGCGGGCCTTCTGCCGCGACATGCGCGGGAAGATGACCCCGCAGCTCGACGACCTCGAAGCGGAGATCACCTACCTGCTGCTGCGAGAGCAGCGCCCGGCGACCGTCATGGAACTGGGCACCTTCCACGGATGGTCCACCACCTGGATCCTCTCGGCGCTGCGCGACAACGGCACCGGTCGGCTGCACTCCTACGACATCGTCGACAACGTCGTCTCCAACGTCCCCGCCGAGCTGTCGGCCGACCGGTGGACGTTCCACCAGGGCGACATCCGCGAGAACGTCGACGCGGTCCCGGAGGGTATCGGGTACCTGTTCGTGGACGCCGCCCACAACGGGCGCTTCGCCCGCTGGTACATCGACAACCTCTTCCCCCGCGTCGCCCCTGGCACCCCCGTCAGCGTCCACGACGTCTTCCACGGCAAGCACGCCCTGCCCTTCACCGAGGGCCGGGCGGTCCTCAGGTGGCTCGCGGAGAAGGACACCCCCTACTTCACCCCCTCCAAGGCCAAAGCCCCCGACGCCTACCGCGCCATCCACGCCATCAAGCGCGACCTCGGCCTCGACGACCCGGTCCGCAGCGGCACGGACAACCCGATGATCTACTTCCGCCTGCCTCGGTAG
- the eccD gene encoding type VII secretion integral membrane protein EccD: protein MSGYCRVTVTGPQRWADLALPGTVPVATLLPQVVRVVSPDTEGTEPAGWTLTTGDGDEIHPEASLESAGIADGDVLLLDRVSARGRPAHIDDVRGAVEDEIDDTARFWRSSTTFAFGMLLAAIGPLVVLGIMTYVRPAPGNLAIAGIGALYTLALVLFASRREMAGVGHVLFGTACAWGAATGMLAVYVVSPNAQFLVLAAFGSVGALLIAGIGWMIDELGLSYLAALAVVTVSGGVISAVGMFIDGAQGVRALAVLLVLGVGALPRMALAMGGLSGLDYEVRHSGQVDGERFEESLTASDRLLLGAVLGFAVSAVAAVPLLVFMGRGLPDVLLAALLSLLLILRSRLFDRISHVLPLRLGGVIGLGITLMGSMKPLPALGPWIPAIALAIGVAVSVLSWIRLADVPRASLRRVINGVEIVVVIALCAAVAWAVGLFDLIDSITAA, encoded by the coding sequence GTGAGCGGATACTGCCGGGTGACGGTCACGGGGCCGCAGCGCTGGGCCGACCTCGCCCTTCCCGGGACGGTTCCGGTGGCGACCCTCCTCCCGCAGGTGGTCCGGGTGGTGTCCCCCGACACCGAGGGCACCGAGCCCGCCGGGTGGACGCTGACCACCGGCGACGGCGACGAGATCCACCCCGAGGCGTCCCTGGAGAGCGCGGGGATCGCCGACGGCGACGTCCTGTTGCTCGACAGGGTGAGCGCGCGCGGCCGCCCCGCCCACATCGACGACGTGCGCGGCGCCGTCGAGGACGAGATCGACGACACCGCCCGGTTCTGGCGCTCCTCCACGACGTTCGCGTTCGGGATGCTGCTGGCCGCCATCGGCCCGCTGGTCGTGCTGGGCATCATGACCTACGTCCGCCCTGCCCCCGGCAACCTAGCGATCGCCGGGATCGGCGCGCTGTACACACTTGCACTGGTGCTGTTCGCGAGCCGCCGGGAGATGGCCGGAGTCGGCCACGTCCTCTTCGGGACGGCGTGCGCGTGGGGTGCGGCCACCGGCATGCTCGCGGTGTACGTGGTCAGCCCGAACGCGCAGTTCCTGGTGCTGGCGGCCTTCGGGAGCGTGGGCGCGCTGCTCATCGCCGGGATCGGCTGGATGATCGACGAGCTGGGCCTGTCCTACCTGGCGGCGCTCGCCGTGGTCACCGTGTCGGGCGGGGTCATCAGCGCCGTCGGCATGTTCATCGACGGTGCGCAGGGCGTGCGCGCGCTGGCGGTGCTGCTGGTGCTCGGTGTGGGCGCGCTGCCCCGGATGGCGTTGGCGATGGGCGGGCTGTCGGGCCTGGACTACGAGGTGCGCCACTCCGGCCAGGTCGACGGCGAACGCTTCGAGGAGAGCCTGACCGCCAGTGACCGGCTGCTGCTGGGCGCGGTGCTGGGCTTCGCCGTCAGCGCGGTGGCCGCCGTCCCGCTCCTGGTCTTCATGGGCCGCGGCCTGCCCGACGTCCTGCTGGCCGCCCTGCTGTCGCTGCTGCTGATCCTGCGCTCCCGGCTGTTCGACAGGATCAGCCACGTGCTGCCGCTGCGCCTGGGGGGCGTGATCGGGCTGGGGATCACGCTGATGGGCTCGATGAAGCCGCTGCCGGCCCTGGGCCCGTGGATCCCGGCGATCGCCCTGGCCATCGGGGTCGCGGTCTCCGTGCTGAGCTGGATCCGTCTGGCGGACGTCCCCCGCGCCTCGCTGCGGCGCGTCATCAACGGGGTGGAGATCGTCGTCGTCATCGCCCTGTGCGCCGCGGTGGCCTGGGCGGTGGGCCTGTTCGACCTGATCGACTCCATCACCGCCGCCTAG
- the eccCa gene encoding type VII secretion protein EccCa, producing MMIMPVISGSGSLLMAITMGNRPLYAAAAMLVMLASVAVGVTMFLAQYNGPRKRIREQRERYLDYLDQLRETVRDVAATQRKGSAFRHPAPHLLTEPARLPARRWERRASDPDFLHLRAGTGTRPLARPLSLKVDASNPLVVYDPVCQGLADQLVELYAQVPEEPLVVPLRELGVVSVIGDRAAGRALARSLIAQLATFSAPEDVRVGVVRHSRLLPEWDWLKWLPHNAHDEITDGPLPARLVAGNTVEMAELLATEIEQRTIDMQRRRGRPPGPGTQRLVLVVDGEFQATLSGLSAEPPVTSLADLGIHLIMLLGERREEPEHVDMRLYVDADGELSEDTGDGAPSGAAQGTAGESDCPRTPLKGTADRASVALLTSLSRILSPMRLAATDGADVLHTTVDLPEILGVPDVAQLDARHTWRPRSTNDYLRVPIGVGPSGNLVLLDLKESAFGGMGPHGLVVGATGSGKSEMLRTMVASLVINHSPDHLALLLVDFKGGATFADTDRLPHSAGLITNLADDDTLVARFREAMYGELTRRQQLLKDAGNLPNLHAYEALREQRPDLDPLPHLLVIIDEFSELLTAHPDFAELFVAIGRIGRSIGVHLLLATQRLESGKIKGLESHLSYRIGLRTFSEAESREAIGVGDAYHLPPEPGSGYLKVDTSVFERFKAAMVSGPYIPPAEATSDDDPVLPVISYNAVGSLLGLSDLVGGDGEEESGGSGSSTRSVLQVAVDRLVAAGAEPVRPVWLPPLPAALTLDALFERVENEEAAAGGDADTARRGGARQGAPAEPDPAEMCAYIGLTDIPREQRQEPTGLDFTGADSNIVVLGGPQTGKSTLLRTMIASLAWRYPPGRVAIYAVDFGGGGLAALEGLPHVAGVAGRSDPERVQRILSDVSNQLDQREQVFRSVGLDSPAGLRRARAQGKVPRGIAGDVFLMIDGWSSVRENFEDADDVLLDIVTRGPSLGVHTILTGAASSQIRSKLAAFFGGRIELRLTDPFDSGIGRKIAEEIPKDVPGRALLSDENMAHIALPRVDGVADDTDLGEGVRDLVARVGERWTERAVQQVRTLPDRVELDELTGMHDGPELILGMAERTLEPALLSLAEEPHLMVFGDPQTGKSTLLRGLLRQLTRRPPEEVGIVLVDFKRAHLDVVGEEHMLAYCTEPQFTQQIATQLAGSVKERLPGPDITPQQLRERSWWKGLELFVVVDDLDLISNRQGNPLAPLAQYIPQGADLGLHLIVARRTGGAGRALFEPIPQALTDAATTGVLFSGDRMEGRLANGVASRPLPQGRALLARRGQRPEQLQAPWSDPPE from the coding sequence ATGATGATCATGCCGGTGATCAGCGGGTCGGGGTCGCTGCTGATGGCGATCACGATGGGCAACCGCCCGCTGTACGCGGCCGCCGCGATGCTCGTCATGCTGGCCAGCGTCGCCGTGGGCGTCACCATGTTCCTCGCCCAGTACAACGGGCCGCGCAAGCGGATCCGCGAGCAGCGCGAACGCTACCTCGACTACCTCGACCAGCTACGCGAGACCGTGCGGGACGTGGCCGCGACCCAGCGCAAGGGCAGCGCGTTCCGGCACCCGGCCCCGCACCTGCTGACCGAACCGGCGCGGCTGCCGGCCCGCCGGTGGGAGCGGCGCGCCTCCGACCCCGACTTCCTGCACCTGCGCGCGGGCACCGGCACCCGGCCGCTGGCCCGGCCGCTGAGCCTCAAGGTGGACGCCTCCAACCCTCTGGTCGTCTACGACCCGGTGTGCCAGGGACTCGCCGACCAACTCGTCGAGCTCTACGCCCAGGTTCCCGAGGAGCCGCTGGTGGTGCCGCTGCGCGAGCTCGGCGTCGTCTCGGTCATCGGCGACCGGGCGGCGGGCCGCGCCCTGGCCCGCTCGCTCATCGCCCAGCTCGCCACCTTCTCCGCGCCCGAGGACGTCCGGGTGGGGGTCGTGCGGCACTCCCGCCTCCTGCCCGAGTGGGACTGGCTGAAATGGCTGCCGCACAACGCCCACGACGAGATCACCGACGGTCCGCTTCCGGCGCGCCTGGTCGCCGGCAACACCGTGGAGATGGCGGAGCTGCTGGCGACCGAGATCGAGCAGCGCACCATCGACATGCAGCGCCGCCGCGGGCGCCCGCCCGGCCCGGGAACACAGCGACTGGTGCTCGTCGTCGACGGCGAGTTCCAGGCGACCCTGTCGGGGCTGTCCGCCGAACCGCCCGTCACCTCCCTGGCCGACCTGGGCATCCACCTGATCATGCTGCTGGGTGAGCGCCGCGAGGAACCCGAGCACGTCGACATGCGGCTGTACGTGGACGCCGACGGCGAGCTCAGCGAGGACACCGGGGACGGCGCCCCGTCCGGCGCGGCCCAGGGGACGGCCGGGGAGTCCGACTGCCCGCGCACCCCCCTCAAGGGGACGGCCGACCGGGCGAGCGTCGCACTGCTGACCTCGCTGTCGCGCATCCTGTCACCGATGCGGCTGGCCGCGACCGACGGCGCCGACGTCCTGCACACCACCGTCGACCTGCCGGAGATCCTCGGTGTTCCCGACGTGGCGCAGCTCGACGCGCGGCACACCTGGCGGCCCCGCAGCACCAACGACTACCTGCGGGTCCCCATCGGCGTCGGCCCCTCGGGGAACCTGGTGCTGCTGGACCTCAAGGAGTCGGCGTTCGGCGGCATGGGCCCGCACGGCCTCGTCGTGGGCGCCACCGGGTCGGGCAAGTCGGAGATGCTGCGGACCATGGTGGCCTCCCTGGTCATCAACCACTCCCCCGACCACCTCGCGCTGCTCCTGGTCGACTTCAAGGGCGGTGCGACGTTCGCCGACACCGACCGCCTCCCGCACAGCGCCGGGCTCATCACCAACCTCGCCGACGACGACACCCTGGTCGCCCGCTTCCGCGAGGCCATGTACGGCGAGCTCACCCGCCGCCAGCAGCTCCTCAAGGACGCCGGCAACCTACCCAACCTGCACGCCTACGAGGCGCTGCGCGAGCAGCGGCCCGACCTGGACCCGCTGCCGCACCTGCTGGTCATCATCGACGAGTTCTCCGAGCTGCTCACCGCCCACCCCGACTTCGCCGAGCTGTTCGTGGCGATCGGGCGCATCGGCCGGTCCATCGGCGTGCACCTGCTGCTGGCCACCCAGCGCCTGGAGTCCGGCAAGATCAAGGGGCTGGAGTCGCACCTGTCCTACCGCATCGGCCTGCGCACCTTCTCCGAGGCCGAGAGCCGCGAGGCCATCGGCGTGGGCGACGCCTATCACCTGCCCCCCGAACCCGGCTCGGGCTACCTCAAGGTCGACACCTCCGTCTTCGAGCGCTTCAAGGCCGCCATGGTGTCGGGGCCCTACATCCCGCCCGCGGAGGCCACCAGCGACGACGACCCGGTGCTGCCGGTGATCTCCTACAACGCGGTCGGGTCGCTGCTGGGCCTGTCCGACCTCGTGGGCGGCGACGGGGAGGAGGAGTCGGGCGGCTCCGGCTCCTCGACCCGCAGCGTGCTGCAGGTGGCGGTGGACCGGCTGGTGGCGGCCGGGGCCGAGCCGGTGCGGCCGGTGTGGCTGCCGCCGCTGCCCGCGGCGCTCACCCTGGACGCCCTGTTCGAGCGGGTGGAGAACGAGGAGGCGGCCGCAGGCGGCGACGCGGACACCGCGAGGCGGGGCGGCGCCCGGCAGGGCGCCCCCGCCGAACCGGACCCCGCCGAGATGTGCGCCTACATCGGCCTCACCGACATCCCGCGCGAGCAGCGCCAAGAGCCGACGGGGCTCGACTTCACCGGCGCCGACAGCAACATCGTCGTGCTCGGCGGCCCGCAGACGGGCAAGTCGACGCTGCTGCGCACCATGATCGCGAGCCTGGCCTGGCGGTACCCGCCCGGCCGGGTGGCGATCTACGCGGTCGACTTCGGCGGCGGCGGGCTGGCCGCCCTGGAGGGCCTGCCGCACGTGGCGGGCGTGGCCGGGCGGTCCGACCCCGAGCGGGTGCAGCGCATCCTCTCCGACGTGTCCAACCAGCTCGACCAGCGCGAGCAGGTGTTCCGGAGTGTGGGCCTGGACTCCCCGGCGGGGCTGCGCCGGGCGCGCGCCCAGGGGAAGGTACCCCGCGGTATCGCCGGCGACGTGTTCCTGATGATCGACGGCTGGTCGTCGGTGCGGGAGAACTTCGAGGACGCCGACGACGTGCTGCTCGACATCGTCACCCGCGGCCCGTCCCTGGGCGTGCACACGATCCTCACCGGCGCGGCGAGCTCGCAGATCCGCAGCAAGCTCGCGGCGTTCTTCGGCGGCCGCATCGAGCTGCGGCTGACCGACCCCTTCGATTCGGGCATCGGCCGCAAGATCGCCGAGGAGATCCCCAAGGACGTCCCCGGTCGGGCGCTGCTGTCCGACGAGAACATGGCGCACATCGCGCTGCCGCGGGTGGACGGCGTCGCCGACGACACCGACCTCGGCGAGGGCGTGCGCGACCTGGTCGCCCGGGTCGGCGAGCGGTGGACCGAGCGGGCGGTCCAGCAGGTCCGCACGCTGCCGGACCGCGTCGAGCTGGACGAGCTGACCGGCATGCACGACGGCCCGGAGCTCATCCTCGGCATGGCGGAGCGGACGCTGGAGCCGGCGCTGCTGTCGCTGGCGGAGGAGCCGCACCTGATGGTGTTCGGCGACCCGCAGACGGGCAAGAGCACGCTGCTGCGCGGCCTGCTGCGGCAGCTCACCCGGCGCCCGCCGGAGGAGGTCGGCATCGTGCTGGTCGACTTCAAGCGCGCCCACCTCGACGTGGTCGGCGAGGAGCACATGCTCGCCTACTGCACCGAGCCGCAGTTCACCCAGCAGATCGCCACCCAGCTGGCCGGGTCGGTCAAGGAGCGCCTGCCCGGCCCCGACATCACCCCGCAGCAGCTGCGGGAGCGCAGCTGGTGGAAGGGGCTGGAGCTGTTCGTGGTCGTCGACGACCTCGACCTGATCAGCAACCGGCAGGGCAATCCGCTGGCGCCGCTGGCCCAGTACATCCCGCAGGGCGCCGACCTCGGCCTGCACCTGATCGTGGCCCGCCGCACGGGCGGCGCCGGCCGCGCGCTCTTCGAGCCGATCCCCCAGGCGCTGACCGACGCGGCCACCACGGGCGTCCTGTTCTCCGGCGACCGTATGGAGGGCCGCCTGGCCAACGGCGTCGCCTCCCGCCCGCTACCGCAGGGCCGCGCCCTCCTGGCCCGCCGCGGCCAGCGCCCCGAACAGCTCCAGGCCCCGTGGAGCGACCCGCCGGAGTAG
- a CDS encoding ABC transporter ATP-binding protein translates to MTEHAVTVRGLRKSYAGTVAVGGLDLDIERGEVFALLGPNGAGKSTAVEILAGFRTRDAGEVGVLGEDPQRAGRGWRARVGIVWQKDVESTPLSARATLRHFAHYYPDPRDPEEVLAMVGLREKADTPVPVLSGGQRRRLDVALGIVGRPELLFLDEPTTGFDPAARRTFWGLIRSLADDGTTILLTTHYLDEAEALADRAAVIADGRIVAEGDTATLGGRATGRSAVRWREDGHHREVETDEPTRVVGELADRFGGEVPDLNVRRRTLEDVYLELTRAGSADGAPAASTVAASREEVSA, encoded by the coding sequence ATGACAGAACACGCAGTCACCGTCCGCGGGCTCCGGAAGTCGTACGCGGGCACGGTCGCGGTCGGCGGGCTCGACCTGGACATCGAGCGGGGCGAGGTCTTCGCGCTGCTCGGGCCCAACGGGGCGGGGAAGAGCACGGCCGTGGAGATCCTGGCGGGGTTCCGGACGCGCGACGCCGGAGAGGTCGGCGTCCTGGGCGAGGACCCGCAGCGCGCCGGGCGGGGCTGGCGCGCCCGGGTCGGGATCGTCTGGCAGAAGGACGTGGAGTCCACGCCCCTCAGCGCCCGGGCCACCCTCCGGCACTTCGCGCACTACTACCCCGACCCGCGCGACCCCGAGGAGGTCCTCGCCATGGTCGGGCTGCGGGAGAAGGCGGACACGCCCGTCCCCGTCCTGTCCGGCGGGCAGCGCCGCAGGCTGGACGTCGCGCTCGGCATCGTCGGCCGCCCCGAGCTCCTTTTCCTCGACGAGCCGACGACCGGGTTCGACCCCGCCGCGCGGCGAACGTTCTGGGGGCTGATCCGGTCCCTGGCCGACGACGGCACCACCATCCTGCTCACCACCCACTACCTGGACGAGGCCGAGGCGCTGGCGGACCGCGCCGCCGTCATCGCCGACGGCCGCATCGTGGCCGAGGGCGACACCGCGACCCTGGGCGGCCGGGCCACCGGCAGGTCGGCGGTCCGCTGGCGGGAGGACGGGCACCACCGGGAGGTGGAGACCGACGAGCCCACGCGCGTCGTCGGCGAGCTTGCCGACCGCTTCGGCGGCGAGGTGCCCGACCTGAACGTGCGGCGGCGGACGCTTGAGGACGTCTACCTGGAGCTGACCCGGGCCGGTTCCGCGGACGGCGCGCCGGCGGCGAGCACCGTGGCGGCGTCGCGCGAGGAGGTGTCCGCATGA
- a CDS encoding ABC transporter permease: MTTPTITAAEGPRPGRRVPGAWTVGLHRGVLEIRWFFREWEQVLFTFLMPAFLLVLFSLIFDGFADADVDRAQWYVATIMAMALMSVSFQSLGIAIAIERDNGVLRRLRGTPMPKAAYFLGKLWLVLATALVQVAVLLGMGVASYGLELPASAAEWWTLLWVAVLGLTACGLLGIAVSSVPRSGRAAQAVVVFPFLGLQFVSGVYLPPSMLPDSVNILAAVFPLKWMAEGLRGVFLPEEAAALEYAGVWAYDQIALVLLIWCVAGFVLCLTTFRWKGKNDG; encoded by the coding sequence ATGACCACGCCCACGATCACCGCTGCCGAAGGGCCGCGTCCGGGTCGGCGGGTTCCCGGTGCCTGGACCGTCGGCCTGCACCGGGGCGTGCTCGAAATCCGGTGGTTCTTCCGCGAGTGGGAGCAGGTGCTGTTCACCTTCCTGATGCCCGCGTTTCTGCTGGTCCTCTTCTCCCTGATCTTCGACGGGTTCGCCGACGCCGACGTCGACCGGGCGCAGTGGTACGTGGCGACCATCATGGCGATGGCCCTGATGTCGGTGAGCTTCCAGAGCCTGGGCATCGCGATCGCGATCGAACGCGACAACGGGGTGCTGCGGCGGCTGCGCGGCACACCGATGCCGAAGGCCGCCTACTTCCTGGGCAAGCTGTGGCTGGTCCTGGCCACGGCCCTGGTCCAGGTCGCGGTCCTGCTGGGCATGGGGGTGGCCTCCTACGGACTGGAGCTGCCCGCGTCGGCGGCAGAGTGGTGGACGCTGCTGTGGGTCGCGGTGCTGGGCCTGACCGCCTGCGGGCTCCTCGGCATCGCGGTCAGCAGTGTCCCGCGGTCGGGCCGCGCGGCGCAGGCCGTGGTGGTCTTCCCGTTCCTGGGGCTGCAGTTCGTGTCCGGGGTGTACCTGCCGCCGTCGATGCTGCCGGATTCGGTCAACATCCTCGCCGCGGTTTTCCCGCTGAAGTGGATGGCCGAGGGGCTGCGCGGCGTGTTCCTCCCCGAGGAGGCCGCCGCCCTGGAGTACGCGGGGGTCTGGGCCTACGACCAGATCGCGCTCGTCCTCCTCATATGGTGCGTGGCGGGGTTCGTGCTGTGCCTGACCACCTTCCGGTGGAAGGGAAAGAACGACGGCTGA
- a CDS encoding sensor histidine kinase, which yields MWPRRDSAVDGQAEAGSSTPPEPGHHREFRGWDACFTLVYAGAAVLGVAVPSAGPVWMGPVLVGLLALCYAVLIRPVVLRDDPTQALSPRTAAAIVLAAAVFLPLTGQSLVYYVLLLAVIPQCFMLLAPGWAVGCLLVFFVGLPSVVWWPIQGEPPLSILIAGTLMVASSLTLGVWIHQVLARSEERAQLLRELHESQREIARLSAERGALAERTRMAREIHDTLAQGFTSIITLTEAVRCELDTDPERARRHVDLVARTARENLAEARALVAGHAPLAAGSGSLKQALERITARLAEELDIDVTCAVTGEPTAFDAPLQVDLLRAAQESLANIRRHAEASRAEVVLRYGTDRVELVVRDNGRGFRPEDIGAGHGVPGMRRRAEEAGGTCTIDSRPGHGTEFRMEIPLMRTGAAP from the coding sequence ATGTGGCCGCGCCGAGACAGTGCCGTTGACGGCCAGGCGGAGGCAGGGTCGTCCACACCCCCGGAACCCGGCCACCACCGGGAGTTCCGGGGCTGGGACGCGTGCTTCACACTCGTCTATGCGGGGGCCGCCGTCCTCGGCGTGGCCGTACCGTCCGCGGGCCCGGTCTGGATGGGTCCGGTCCTGGTGGGGCTGCTCGCCCTCTGCTACGCGGTGCTCATCCGGCCCGTGGTGCTGCGCGACGACCCGACACAGGCACTCTCGCCCCGCACGGCCGCGGCGATCGTCCTGGCGGCCGCGGTGTTCCTCCCCCTGACCGGGCAGTCGCTGGTGTACTACGTCCTGCTGCTGGCGGTCATCCCGCAGTGCTTCATGCTGCTGGCGCCCGGCTGGGCGGTCGGCTGCCTGCTGGTGTTCTTCGTCGGGCTGCCGTCGGTGGTGTGGTGGCCGATCCAGGGCGAGCCGCCACTGAGCATCCTCATCGCCGGGACCCTGATGGTCGCCTCGTCGCTGACCCTCGGGGTGTGGATCCACCAGGTGCTGGCGCGCAGCGAGGAGCGCGCCCAGCTGCTCCGGGAGCTGCACGAGAGCCAGCGCGAGATCGCCCGGCTTTCGGCGGAGCGCGGGGCCCTGGCCGAGCGGACGCGAATGGCGCGGGAAATCCACGACACCCTCGCACAGGGGTTCACCAGCATCATCACGCTGACCGAGGCCGTCCGCTGTGAACTGGACACCGACCCGGAACGGGCGCGGCGCCACGTCGACCTGGTCGCGCGGACGGCGCGGGAGAACCTCGCCGAGGCCCGCGCCCTGGTCGCAGGCCACGCACCACTGGCGGCGGGCAGCGGGTCCTTGAAGCAGGCGCTGGAGCGCATCACGGCGCGCCTCGCCGAGGAGCTCGACATCGACGTCACCTGCGCGGTGACGGGTGAGCCGACAGCGTTCGACGCACCCCTCCAGGTCGACCTGCTGCGCGCCGCGCAGGAGTCCCTCGCCAACATCCGCAGGCACGCCGAGGCGTCCCGAGCCGAGGTCGTCCTCCGCTACGGCACCGACCGCGTCGAACTCGTCGTGCGCGACAACGGGCGCGGGTTCCGCCCCGAGGACATCGGAGCCGGCCACGGCGTGCCCGGGATGCGGCGGCGTGCCGAGGAGGCGGGCGGAACGTGCACCATCGACAGCAGGCCCGGCCACGGGACCGAGTTCCGAATGGAGATCCCCCTGATGAGAACCGGAGCCGCGCCGTGA
- a CDS encoding response regulator, translating to MTRILIVDDHPVVREGLHGMLAAEDGFETVGEAASGGEALALAAVHRPDVVLMDLRMPGGDGVEATARLLERHPRCRVLILTTYDTDTDILRAVEAGAAGYLLKDAPRTELTAAIRSAARGETVLPPRVATRLVNGLREQREAPKLSAREVDVLRLAAAGRTNTEIGRELHISATTVKTHLVRTFQKLNVSDRTAAVTEAMRHGFLPPPR from the coding sequence GTGACCCGGATCCTGATCGTCGACGACCACCCCGTCGTCCGGGAGGGGCTGCACGGGATGCTCGCCGCAGAGGACGGCTTCGAGACCGTCGGCGAGGCGGCGTCCGGCGGCGAGGCACTGGCGCTGGCCGCCGTCCACCGGCCGGACGTCGTCCTCATGGACCTGCGCATGCCCGGCGGTGACGGTGTCGAGGCGACGGCACGCCTCCTGGAGCGGCACCCGCGGTGCCGCGTGCTGATCCTGACGACCTACGACACCGACACCGACATCCTCCGCGCGGTGGAAGCCGGCGCCGCGGGATACCTGCTCAAGGACGCCCCGCGCACCGAACTGACCGCCGCCATCCGCTCGGCGGCCCGCGGCGAGACGGTCCTGCCCCCGCGCGTAGCCACCCGCCTCGTCAACGGCCTCCGCGAACAGCGCGAGGCCCCCAAACTGTCAGCCCGCGAGGTCGACGTCCTCCGCCTGGCAGCAGCGGGCCGCACCAACACCGAGATCGGCCGCGAACTCCACATCAGCGCGACCACCGTCAAGACCCACCTGGTCCGCACCTTCCAAAAACTCAACGTCTCCGACCGCACCGCCGCCGTCACCGAGGCCATGAGGCACGGTTTCCTCCCCCCGCCGAGATGA
- a CDS encoding Mut7-C RNAse domain-containing protein, with protein sequence MTLTLRFAPELRFFLAPRHRGGVVRLDHDDTAGIGHVVQSLGVPLTEVGTLRVCGPEPDGPGGGNPGPTEREVGAEYRARPGDVVDIAPPQLPQPLPVSPTRFVLDVHLGTLARRLRLVGVDTAYPDDFADDRLIDLANTERRVLLTRDRALLFRRRLWLGAHVRADDPDDQLTEVLARFDPPLDPWTRCPACNGDLVGVAKAEVTDELMAGTRATYDTYSRCGPCGQVYWPGAHHRRLLHIVDRARRAVAR encoded by the coding sequence ATGACACTGACGCTCCGCTTCGCCCCGGAGCTGCGCTTCTTCCTCGCCCCGCGGCACCGTGGCGGGGTGGTCCGGCTCGACCACGACGACACCGCCGGCATCGGGCACGTCGTGCAGTCCCTCGGTGTTCCGCTGACGGAGGTCGGCACGCTGCGCGTGTGCGGCCCGGAGCCGGACGGCCCCGGAGGGGGAAACCCGGGGCCGACGGAGCGGGAGGTCGGCGCCGAGTACCGCGCGCGGCCGGGCGACGTCGTCGATATCGCGCCGCCCCAGCTGCCGCAGCCGCTCCCGGTGTCGCCGACCCGGTTCGTGCTCGACGTCCACCTGGGGACGCTGGCCCGCCGCCTCCGCCTGGTCGGCGTCGACACCGCCTACCCCGACGACTTCGCCGACGACCGGCTGATCGACCTGGCCAACACCGAGCGGCGGGTGCTGCTCACCCGCGACCGCGCGCTGCTGTTCCGCCGCCGCCTGTGGCTGGGCGCCCATGTCCGCGCCGACGACCCCGACGACCAGCTGACCGAGGTCCTGGCGCGCTTCGACCCGCCGCTGGACCCGTGGACGCGCTGCCCGGCCTGCAACGGCGACCTCGTCGGGGTCGCCAAGGCCGAGGTGACCGACGAGCTGATGGCGGGCACACGCGCCACCTACGACACCTACTCGCGCTGCGGCCCCTGCGGCCAGGTCTACTGGCCCGGCGCCCACCACCGGCGCCTCCTGCACATCGTCGACCGAGCCCGCCGCGCCGTCGCCCGGTAG